One stretch of Macrobrachium nipponense isolate FS-2020 chromosome 16, ASM1510439v2, whole genome shotgun sequence DNA includes these proteins:
- the LOC135195309 gene encoding ionotropic receptor 21a-like: MKQINILANTLDVPYYYAKEDGTTTGMALQLVETLSKWLHYKYKIKSSPVVNVTVVDAFVESGQNDMQINLAVPTVERNKKFLISTSIDYQGYGLILQVPPPIPRWKNIVYPFTWIVWLAVVLSMIFTSVTFHLLYHEHEKSIATNSLTVVQFLLSNPLASVPESWRIRCLLMPWWIGSWLIAMSYTSNLIAILTIPAPPSEIKTTLQLAESNFRLCMLDYGEFVPAALASSTHSVLKALGDKLDMVPMQESMSEMGEEQCAARVLAGTHAHLEGYPYVKALYVKLGLGDQIYEVKERVYPSYLSLVFHKHTPWKNKYDVETEKLLETGILKRWYNEHMAKYEKRKESSSPLYLTPLSLHHLQGSFLLHLGGVIIGLLALTAEVVISKA, translated from the exons ATGAAGCAAATAAACATACTGGCCAACACCTTAGATGTGCCTTACTACTACGCGAAAGAAGATGGAACTACTACAGGAATGGCACTGCAATTAGTGGAGACTCTGTCCAAGTGGCTTCATTACAAGTACAAGATCAAAAGCTCAC CTGTCGTGAACGTGACGGTAGTTGATGCGTTTGTCGAATCAGGCCAGAATGATATGCAGATTAACCTCGCTGTTCCAACAGTTGAACGAAACAAGAAGTTTCTGATATCGACGTCAATAGACTACCAAGG ATATGGGCTGATACTGCAAGTGCCACCACCCATCCCGCGGTGGAAAAATATTGTGTATCCCTTTACTTGGATCGTTTGGCTAGCGGTTGTTCTTTCCATGATCTTCACTTCAGTTACATTCCATCTTCTGTACCATGAACATGAGAAGTCCATTGCAACTAACTCCTTAACAGTCGTACAG TTTTTGTTGTCCAACCCTCTGGCATCAGTTCCTGAATCGTGGAGGATACGTTGTCTTCTGATGCCCTGGTGGATTGGATCTTGGCTCATTGCTATGTCTTACACCAGCAATTTGATCGCTATACTCACAATTCCAGCTCCTCCATCCGAGATTAAGACGACGCTACAGTTAGCTGAAAGTAACTTCAG GTTATGTATGTTAGATTATGGGGAATTTGTCCCGGCAGCATTAGCTTCTTCTACGCATTCAGTTTTGAAAGCTTTAGGAGACAAGTTGGATATGGTTCCCATGCAAGAATCCATGTCCGAGATGGGTGAAGAGCAGTGTGCGGCGCGTGTCTTGGCTGGAACCCACGCTCACCTCGAAGGATATCCCTATGTGAAGGCGCTCTATGTCAAGCTCGGTTTAGGTGATCAAATATATGAGGTGAAGGAGCGGGTTTATCCCAGCTATTTGTCATTAGTGTTTCATAAACATACCCCCTGGAAAAACAAATACGACGTCGAAACAGAAAAATTACTTGAAACAGGAATATTGAAGAGGTGGTACAACGAACATATGGCTAAATATGAAAAACGAAAG GAAAGTTCGTCTCCACTGTACCTGACTCCGCTCTCACTACATCACCTGCAAGGCTCCTTCCTGCTGCACCTGGGCGGCGTCATCATCGGCCTTCTGGCATTAACAGCGGAAGTGGTCATTTCTAAGGCATAA